In Urechidicola croceus, a single window of DNA contains:
- a CDS encoding OmpP1/FadL family transporter, which produces MKKIFGLIALLCSVVMSAQSLGYNDLGVLFSGDDNNGTARYRAMSGAFGALGGDLSALDVNPAGGAVFSKSEFSASLNFRNQMINSNYYGTNSSLEDDYSNLSQAGAVFVFKNGRSDWSKTAIGFNYSISKDFENYWVARGNSNYPTFIYDDNYTDDGDDTNDIIYLNSDGQRFENYTDGKNDKFTFSVSSQYKDDLYIGASITSNDINFYQFVSLTENNNDGNGNTLQAGLSEELYTVGNGVSFSLGLISKPTDNIRLGLAYQSPTWYRLTEEFSDGFEISGFDYTLRSPSKLTGSFAYIFDQNGLISLDYTHRNYSNTKLGPSFDFSQENDVFNTDLKSVSELRLGTEWRHKQMSFRGGYHYKQNPYEGAISSDDLTGYSLGLGYNFGNVKFDLSYENDTQTDIYDFYPQYNEVDAAELDFDTSKITATIVINI; this is translated from the coding sequence ATGAAAAAAATATTTGGTTTAATAGCACTGTTATGCTCTGTAGTTATGAGTGCTCAATCACTTGGATACAACGACTTAGGCGTACTATTTAGTGGTGATGATAATAATGGAACTGCACGATATCGTGCAATGAGTGGTGCTTTTGGAGCATTAGGAGGAGATTTAAGCGCCCTGGATGTAAATCCTGCAGGTGGTGCAGTATTTTCTAAAAGTGAATTTTCAGCATCTTTGAATTTTAGAAACCAAATGATTAATTCAAATTATTATGGTACAAATTCCAGTCTTGAAGATGACTATTCAAACCTTTCTCAAGCCGGTGCAGTTTTTGTTTTTAAGAATGGCCGATCAGATTGGAGTAAAACTGCAATTGGATTTAATTATAGTATCTCTAAAGATTTTGAAAATTATTGGGTTGCACGTGGTAATAGTAATTACCCAACATTTATTTACGATGATAATTATACTGATGATGGTGATGACACAAATGATATTATTTACTTAAATTCTGACGGACAACGATTTGAAAATTATACTGATGGAAAAAATGATAAGTTTACTTTTTCTGTTTCGTCACAGTATAAAGATGATTTATACATTGGTGCATCTATAACATCAAATGACATTAATTTTTATCAGTTTGTTTCTTTAACAGAAAATAACAATGACGGAAATGGAAACACACTTCAAGCAGGTTTAAGTGAAGAATTATATACAGTAGGAAATGGTGTTTCATTTAGTTTAGGCTTAATTTCAAAACCAACAGACAATATAAGACTTGGATTGGCTTACCAATCACCAACTTGGTATCGTTTAACTGAAGAGTTTAGTGATGGTTTTGAAATAAGTGGTTTTGATTACACTTTGCGTTCACCAAGTAAACTTACAGGAAGTTTCGCTTATATTTTTGATCAAAATGGCTTGATAAGTTTAGATTATACTCATAGAAATTATAGCAACACTAAATTGGGTCCAAGTTTTGATTTTTCACAAGAAAATGATGTATTCAATACGGACTTAAAAAGTGTTTCTGAGTTAAGACTTGGAACAGAATGGAGACATAAACAAATGAGTTTTAGAGGAGGTTATCACTACAAACAAAATCCATATGAAGGAGCAATTTCTTCGGATGACCTTACTGGATATTCATTAGGTCTAGGTTATAATTTTGGAAATGTAAAATTTGACCTTTCATACGAAAACGATACACAAACAGACATATATGATTTCTACCCGCAATATAATGAAGTAGATGCTGCTGAATTAGATTTTGACACTTCTAAAATTACTGCAACTATTGTAATTAATATTTAG